The proteins below are encoded in one region of Ferruginibacter lapsinanis:
- a CDS encoding pseudouridine synthase, protein MSSPNRYFVLNKPFDMVSQFVSTHNVGLLGDIDFDFPEGTHAIGRLDNHSEGLLLLTTNKKVTRLLFSSDIPHKRTYLVQVNKEVSPENLRRLQTGVPIKIKGGVEYITPPCEVKIVHDPEMYCDPGDRLTAYPPFTWLMITLTEGKFHQVRKMVNAVRHKCKRLIRVSIEDLRLDDLAPGSIREMKEEEIFRLLKITSAPAP, encoded by the coding sequence ATGTCCTCTCCAAACAGATACTTCGTACTCAATAAGCCATTTGATATGGTATCACAGTTTGTGAGTACACATAATGTTGGTTTGTTGGGAGATATTGATTTTGATTTTCCGGAAGGTACTCATGCTATTGGAAGATTAGACAACCATAGCGAAGGCTTATTATTATTGACCACCAATAAAAAGGTTACCCGGTTATTATTTTCAAGTGATATTCCACATAAACGAACCTATTTAGTGCAGGTAAATAAAGAAGTTAGCCCGGAAAACCTTAGACGATTACAAACCGGTGTCCCCATAAAAATAAAGGGAGGGGTGGAGTATATAACTCCTCCATGTGAGGTAAAGATCGTTCATGATCCGGAAATGTATTGTGATCCGGGAGATCGTTTAACTGCTTATCCGCCATTTACCTGGTTAATGATAACACTTACCGAAGGTAAATTTCATCAGGTGCGTAAAATGGTAAATGCAGTCAGGCATAAATGTAAACGCCTGATACGTGTGTCTATCGAAGACCTTAGATTAGATGATTTAGCTCCGGGCTCTATCCGGGAAATGAAAGAAGAGGAAATTTTCAGGCTGTTGAAAATCACATCCGCTCCGGCACCCTGA
- the argS gene encoding arginine--tRNA ligase: protein MSIVTKLQKSVIESLTSLYNQAFTEKDFQINQTKPEFEGDYTVVLFSLVKSLKLSPDAIGNSLGEHLVTNNPHLFTHYNIIKGFLNLTVSDIYWSDLLNQNYTDVAYGKKSSNGKKVMVEYSSPNTNKPLHLGHLRNNFLGWSVAEILKANGYEVIKSCIVNDRGIHICKSMIAWQLFANGATPESTRIKGDHFVGDYYVKFENELKRQAVELATNEESGNFSHYSSEEETKVKELKNLYLKLNTENAEKDKLIKINEEVNDIRRGATTIMKQAKQMLFDWEAGKPEVLELWKTMNSWVYAGFDVTYKRIGSDFNKTYYESNTYLLGKDIVQQGLDKKVFYKKEDGSIWIDLTAEGLDEKLVQRKDGTSVYITQDIGLALQKYEEYKIDSSIYVIGNEQNYHMKVLQLICQKLGMPNADNIYHLSYGMVELTTGKMKSREGTVVDADDLVDEMVATSQQHTEELGKVKDFTPAELTELYDTIGLGAMKFYLLRVDPKKTMVFNPAESIDFHGFTGPFVQYTHARIKSILRKNPMTDNKPLTNNGLLKLEKEVIVTLEQYPTAINQACTEHNPSVIANYVFNLAKTFNSFYTEHSIANAETDDKKRLRLQLAVMTSNVLKSGMELLGIRVPERM from the coding sequence ATGTCAATAGTAACAAAACTGCAGAAAAGTGTAATTGAAAGCCTAACAAGCTTATATAATCAAGCATTTACAGAAAAAGATTTTCAGATCAACCAAACCAAGCCTGAGTTTGAAGGCGACTATACCGTTGTATTATTCTCATTGGTAAAATCATTGAAGCTATCTCCAGATGCAATAGGGAATAGTTTAGGTGAACACCTTGTCACAAATAATCCGCATCTTTTTACTCATTACAATATTATAAAAGGGTTTTTAAATTTAACCGTAAGTGATATTTATTGGTCAGATCTGTTGAATCAAAATTACACAGATGTTGCATATGGTAAAAAAAGCAGTAATGGCAAAAAAGTAATGGTTGAGTACTCCTCCCCCAACACCAATAAACCATTACACCTTGGACATTTAAGAAATAATTTTTTAGGATGGAGTGTTGCTGAAATTTTAAAAGCCAACGGATACGAAGTAATCAAAAGTTGTATTGTAAACGACAGAGGTATTCATATTTGTAAAAGTATGATCGCATGGCAATTGTTTGCCAATGGAGCAACTCCGGAAAGCACCCGTATAAAAGGAGATCATTTTGTTGGCGATTATTATGTAAAATTTGAAAATGAATTAAAAAGACAAGCGGTTGAATTAGCTACAAATGAAGAATCGGGCAACTTTTCTCATTATTCTTCAGAAGAAGAAACCAAAGTAAAGGAGTTAAAAAATCTATACTTAAAACTAAATACCGAAAATGCTGAAAAAGATAAGTTGATAAAAATAAATGAAGAAGTAAATGATATAAGAAGAGGCGCAACAACAATAATGAAGCAAGCAAAACAAATGCTTTTTGACTGGGAAGCTGGAAAACCTGAAGTACTTGAATTGTGGAAAACAATGAACAGTTGGGTGTATGCAGGATTTGATGTAACCTATAAACGTATTGGTAGTGATTTTAATAAAACTTATTACGAAAGCAATACCTATCTTTTAGGAAAAGATATTGTGCAACAAGGGCTGGATAAAAAAGTCTTTTATAAAAAGGAAGATGGCAGTATCTGGATCGATCTGACCGCTGAAGGATTGGATGAAAAACTGGTGCAACGTAAAGATGGCACCTCTGTTTACATCACACAGGATATTGGATTGGCTTTGCAGAAATACGAAGAATATAAAATTGATAGCAGCATTTATGTTATCGGCAATGAGCAAAACTATCACATGAAAGTGCTGCAATTGATCTGTCAAAAATTAGGAATGCCTAATGCTGACAATATCTACCACTTAAGTTATGGTATGGTAGAATTGACCACAGGGAAAATGAAAAGTCGTGAAGGGACAGTAGTAGATGCTGATGACCTGGTCGATGAAATGGTGGCAACATCACAACAACATACTGAGGAATTAGGAAAAGTGAAAGACTTTACTCCAGCTGAACTGACCGAATTATATGACACTATCGGTTTAGGGGCTATGAAATTTTATTTATTGAGGGTTGACCCGAAAAAAACAATGGTATTCAATCCTGCAGAAAGTATCGATTTTCACGGATTTACAGGGCCATTTGTGCAATATACTCATGCAAGGATCAAAAGTATTTTAAGGAAGAATCCGATGACAGACAACAAACCATTGACCAATAATGGGTTACTTAAATTGGAAAAAGAAGTGATCGTAACACTCGAACAATATCCCACAGCCATTAACCAGGCATGTACCGAACATAACCCATCGGTGATTGCGAATTACGTTTTTAACCTGGCAAAAACATTCAACTCATTTTATACCGAACATTCTATTGCTAATGCAGAAACAGATGACAAAAAGCGATTGCGTTTACAGTTAGCTGTTATGACCAGCAATGTACTGAAAAGCGGCATGGAATTACTAGGGATCAGGGTGCCGGAGCGGATGTGA
- a CDS encoding DUF4139 domain-containing protein, which produces MQKILLLALLGIFNIARAQDTAKVEAKLTTATVYYGYGAELTHEAKLNVNPGIKQIVIKQLSTVIDVNSLQISVPENVMLLSQKYSVFYPTTPPVAVNPVVKAFQDSITAINKLIRRNTNLISIEEQTLEKTGNLIEAVINNSGNKTVSSDETLKLVSAYTVKIEKAKTNIFNLKEIETGLNNRIADFQKKINEAANPIVKTDKPYGQLILQVICKASGEIPVSLSYFTNTAGWTPLYDIRVNSKTNELRLVYKASVTQSTGIDWKQTKLTLSTGSPNLATTAPILSAWYLQLFVPQLYNEVVVTGYATAKRDVRNSIQSTYNDDKKLSEYSIRADESIDPSTLQQFTTLKESQLNTNFEIDLPYDIESDGQIHAVNIKEEKINATLKNYAVPKLDKDAYLLAEVSDWQNLDLLPGTANIIMDNTYLGKSFIDPNSTADTLNLSLGKDRRVAIKRSTVKDFTSTKTNGNTTKQTFTYEITVKNNKLTTVDLLLKDQYPISNVKDIEVKLEDNGNAAVNEEVGVLTWKLQLKPGESKKVRFTYTVKYPKDKKVSNL; this is translated from the coding sequence ATGCAAAAAATACTATTACTAGCCTTACTGGGAATTTTCAACATTGCCAGGGCACAAGACACAGCCAAAGTTGAAGCCAAATTAACTACTGCAACTGTCTATTACGGCTATGGCGCAGAGCTCACCCACGAAGCAAAATTGAATGTCAATCCGGGCATTAAGCAAATTGTAATAAAACAACTAAGTACTGTTATTGATGTAAATAGTTTGCAGATAAGCGTGCCTGAGAATGTAATGTTGCTGTCACAAAAGTATAGCGTATTTTATCCCACAACTCCTCCGGTGGCTGTAAACCCTGTGGTAAAAGCCTTTCAGGATAGTATTACAGCTATTAACAAATTAATACGCCGCAATACTAACCTGATCTCTATTGAAGAACAAACGTTGGAAAAAACAGGAAACCTGATAGAAGCGGTAATTAATAATAGCGGTAATAAAACTGTTAGCTCTGATGAAACATTGAAACTTGTTAGCGCATATACAGTAAAGATTGAAAAAGCTAAAACAAATATTTTCAATTTAAAAGAAATAGAAACAGGACTTAATAACAGAATCGCTGATTTTCAAAAGAAAATAAACGAAGCCGCTAACCCGATAGTAAAAACGGATAAACCTTACGGACAACTAATCTTACAGGTTATCTGTAAAGCCAGTGGTGAAATACCGGTATCGCTGAGTTATTTTACCAATACCGCCGGCTGGACTCCATTGTACGACATTAGAGTGAATTCAAAAACCAATGAACTGAGATTAGTGTACAAAGCATCTGTAACACAATCTACCGGCATAGACTGGAAACAAACCAAACTTACGCTTAGCACAGGAAGCCCTAATTTGGCAACTACCGCCCCTATTCTAAGTGCCTGGTATTTACAATTATTTGTTCCACAATTGTATAATGAAGTAGTAGTAACAGGCTATGCAACAGCCAAAAGAGATGTTCGTAACAGTATACAATCTACTTACAATGATGATAAAAAACTAAGTGAGTATAGTATACGTGCAGATGAAAGCATTGACCCTAGCACCTTACAACAGTTTACAACATTAAAGGAAAGTCAGCTTAACACAAATTTTGAAATTGACCTCCCCTACGATATTGAAAGTGATGGCCAAATACATGCAGTGAATATCAAGGAAGAAAAAATAAATGCCACACTAAAAAATTATGCTGTTCCTAAATTAGATAAGGATGCATATTTGTTAGCAGAAGTAAGCGATTGGCAAAACTTAGACCTGTTGCCCGGCACCGCAAATATCATTATGGACAATACTTATCTCGGTAAATCTTTTATCGACCCTAACAGCACCGCCGACACCTTGAATCTATCATTGGGCAAGGACAGAAGAGTTGCTATAAAACGCAGTACCGTAAAGGATTTTACCAGTACAAAAACAAATGGTAATACAACTAAACAAACCTTTACTTATGAAATCACCGTTAAGAACAATAAACTTACAACTGTTGACCTATTATTAAAAGATCAATACCCCATCAGTAATGTAAAAGATATTGAGGTAAAATTAGAAGACAACGGCAATGCCGCAGTAAATGAGGAAGTAGGTGTACTAACATGGAAACTACAATTGAAACCCGGAGAAAGCAAAAAAGTAAGGTTTACTTATACGGTGAAATATCCAAAAGATAAAAAGGTAAGCAATTTGTAA
- a CDS encoding ABC-F family ATP-binding cassette domain-containing protein, with product MISVSNVTLAYGKRVLFDEVNISFTKGNCYGVIGANGAGKSTFLKILSGEIEPNKGTVSISPGERMAVLKQNHFEFDEITVLHTVMMGHKKMWDVMIEKDAIYLKEDFTEADGMRAGELEHEFGEMGGYTAESDAAQFLNELGVKEEMHQMLMKDIGGNIKVRVLLAQALFGNPDILLLDEPTNNLDVETISWLENFLADYENIVLVVSHDRHFLDAVCTHVADVDKMKIKIYTGNYTFWYESSQLAARQATDKNKKMEEKKKDLLDFIARFSANASKSKQATSRKKALDKLVFEDITPSSRKYPGIIFKPEREVGNQILMVEKLSKTLDGRTLFKDVNFDVVKGQKIAFLSRDHVALTSFFEIINGRMKADSGTYEWGTTITSAYLPNDNTEFFTGSLNLMDWLRQFVPPHFTDVDEDFLRGFLGKMLFSGDEILKKTNVLSGGEKVRCMVSKMMLQNPNVVILDEPTNHLDLESITAFNDGMITFPGIVLFTTHDHQFMQTVADRIIEITPKGIIDRLMTYDEYLADERVKALKEEYYS from the coding sequence ATGATAAGTGTAAGTAATGTTACGTTGGCCTACGGTAAAAGGGTGTTATTTGATGAAGTAAATATCAGTTTTACGAAAGGGAACTGCTATGGTGTTATTGGTGCCAATGGTGCCGGTAAATCTACCTTCCTTAAAATATTAAGTGGTGAAATAGAACCTAATAAGGGTACTGTAAGTATCAGTCCCGGTGAAAGGATGGCTGTTTTAAAGCAGAACCACTTTGAGTTTGATGAGATCACGGTATTACATACTGTGATGATGGGGCATAAAAAAATGTGGGATGTGATGATTGAAAAAGATGCCATCTATTTAAAAGAAGATTTTACAGAAGCTGATGGTATGAGAGCCGGAGAGCTGGAGCATGAATTTGGTGAAATGGGTGGGTACACTGCAGAAAGTGATGCCGCACAGTTCCTGAATGAATTGGGGGTAAAGGAAGAAATGCACCAGATGCTGATGAAAGATATTGGCGGTAATATCAAAGTGAGGGTTTTATTGGCGCAAGCACTTTTCGGAAATCCGGATATTTTATTACTGGATGAGCCTACGAATAACCTGGATGTTGAAACCATCAGTTGGTTAGAGAACTTCCTGGCCGATTACGAAAATATTGTATTGGTAGTGAGTCATGATCGTCACTTTTTAGATGCGGTTTGTACGCATGTGGCGGATGTAGACAAAATGAAGATCAAAATTTACACTGGTAACTACACTTTCTGGTACGAAAGCTCTCAATTAGCTGCACGTCAGGCAACTGATAAGAATAAGAAAATGGAAGAGAAGAAAAAAGATCTTCTTGATTTCATTGCCCGATTCAGTGCGAATGCATCGAAAAGTAAACAGGCAACTTCCCGTAAAAAAGCGTTGGATAAGTTGGTGTTTGAAGATATTACCCCAAGCAGCAGAAAATACCCTGGCATTATATTTAAGCCTGAAAGAGAAGTGGGTAATCAGATCTTAATGGTTGAAAAATTATCAAAAACATTAGATGGCAGAACGCTTTTTAAAGATGTAAACTTTGATGTGGTTAAAGGACAGAAGATCGCTTTTTTAAGTAGAGATCATGTTGCATTGACATCTTTCTTCGAAATTATAAATGGCAGAATGAAAGCTGATTCTGGGACCTACGAATGGGGTACAACTATTACCAGTGCTTATCTGCCAAATGATAATACTGAATTTTTTACAGGTTCACTAAACCTTATGGATTGGTTACGCCAGTTTGTGCCGCCACATTTTACCGATGTAGATGAAGATTTTTTACGAGGATTTTTGGGTAAGATGCTATTTAGTGGTGATGAGATTCTAAAGAAAACCAATGTATTAAGCGGAGGAGAAAAAGTGCGTTGTATGGTTAGCAAAATGATGCTGCAAAATCCGAATGTTGTAATTTTGGATGAACCAACGAACCATTTGGATCTTGAAAGTATCACTGCATTCAATGATGGTATGATCACTTTTCCGGGTATAGTTTTGTTTACCACGCATGATCACCAGTTTATGCAAACGGTTGCTGACAGGATCATTGAGATAACACCTAAAGGAATTATTGACAGGTTGATGACCTATGATGAATATCTGGCGGATGAAAGGGTGAAAGCGTTGAAGGAAGAATATTACAGTTAA